From Longimicrobium sp., one genomic window encodes:
- a CDS encoding beta-N-acetylhexosaminidase has product MPMTHHLVPVPLSFELAEGGAFAVTAGTRIVVDPGVDEAARIGEYLGAILRPSTGHPLPVSEDAGPSGGSIALRLMAEPELGDEGYRMAVSADSVRLSAHRPAGLFRGVQTLRQLLPAAIEAEQSLTYKQPWSIPAATIADRPRFAWRGAMLDVARHFFSVDEVKEYVDALALYKINVLHLHLSDDQGWRIAIDSRPRLAEIGGSTQVGGGPGGFYTKRDYAEIVRYAAEHYITVVPEIDVPGHTNAALVAYPELSCGKRPPAIYTGIEVGFSALCVDKEETYALIDDIVRELAAMTPGPYLHIGGDEVEALTADEYARFIERVQEIVARHGKRMIGWEEIAKARLHPTSLVQQWRSDSAGAAVRRGARVVLSPASRIYLDMKYTPGTELGLNWAGHVEVRDAYDWNPAAFIAGVGEEQVAGLEAPLWTETVTNITAAQYLAFPRLPAVAELGWSPAASHDWESFRLRLAAHAPRWHLLGINYYRSPQVPWPE; this is encoded by the coding sequence ATGCCGATGACGCACCACCTGGTCCCCGTGCCCCTCTCCTTCGAACTCGCGGAGGGGGGCGCGTTCGCCGTCACCGCCGGCACGCGGATCGTGGTCGATCCCGGCGTGGACGAAGCCGCGCGGATCGGCGAGTACCTGGGCGCCATCCTCCGCCCGTCCACCGGACATCCGCTGCCCGTCTCGGAGGATGCGGGGCCTTCCGGCGGATCGATCGCGCTGCGGCTGATGGCGGAGCCGGAGTTGGGTGACGAGGGGTATCGGATGGCCGTCTCCGCGGATTCCGTGCGGCTGTCGGCCCACCGTCCCGCCGGCCTGTTCCGCGGGGTGCAGACGCTCCGGCAGCTTCTGCCCGCGGCCATCGAGGCCGAGCAGAGCCTCACCTACAAGCAGCCGTGGTCCATCCCCGCGGCGACGATCGCGGACCGGCCGCGCTTCGCCTGGCGCGGGGCCATGCTCGACGTGGCCCGCCACTTCTTCAGCGTGGACGAGGTCAAGGAGTACGTCGACGCGCTGGCGCTGTACAAGATCAACGTGCTTCACCTTCACCTGTCCGACGACCAGGGCTGGCGGATCGCCATCGACTCGCGGCCGCGGCTGGCGGAGATCGGCGGGAGCACGCAGGTAGGCGGCGGGCCGGGCGGATTCTACACGAAGCGGGACTACGCGGAGATCGTCCGCTACGCCGCGGAGCACTACATCACCGTCGTCCCCGAGATCGACGTGCCCGGGCACACCAACGCGGCGCTCGTTGCCTATCCCGAGCTCAGCTGCGGCAAGCGGCCGCCGGCCATCTACACCGGCATCGAGGTGGGCTTCAGCGCGCTGTGCGTGGACAAGGAAGAGACGTACGCGCTGATCGACGACATCGTCCGCGAACTGGCCGCGATGACGCCGGGGCCGTACCTGCACATCGGCGGCGACGAGGTAGAGGCGCTCACGGCCGACGAGTACGCGCGCTTCATCGAACGCGTGCAGGAGATCGTCGCCCGGCACGGCAAGCGGATGATCGGGTGGGAAGAGATCGCCAAGGCGCGGCTGCATCCCACATCCCTCGTGCAGCAGTGGCGCAGCGACTCGGCCGGGGCGGCGGTCAGGCGCGGCGCGCGGGTGGTGCTTTCCCCCGCGTCGCGCATCTACCTGGACATGAAGTACACGCCGGGGACGGAGCTGGGGCTGAACTGGGCGGGGCACGTGGAGGTGCGGGACGCGTACGACTGGAACCCCGCGGCGTTCATCGCGGGCGTGGGGGAGGAACAGGTCGCGGGGCTGGAGGCGCCGCTGTGGACGGAGACGGTGACCAACATCACCGCCGCGCAGTACCTGGCCTTTCCCCGCCTGCCGGCCGTCGCCGAGCTGGGGTGGAGCCCGGCGGCGTCGCACGACTGGGAAAGCTTCCGCCTGCGGCTGGCGGCCCACGCCCCGCGCTGGCACCTGCTGGGGATCAACTACTACCGCTCGCCGCAGGTGCCCTGGCCGGAGTGA